From the genome of Chitinivibrionales bacterium, one region includes:
- a CDS encoding serine/threonine protein kinase, producing the protein MSFEQLTPDVILSSVEKACGIKLTGLTIALPSYINRVYELRAEDGAKLIVKFYRPGRWTLQAVQDEHRFVLDCQEAELPVVPALPLKNGSTIGENDGILFAVYPRRAGRQFEINSDGDWSRLGSLVARMHLCGEKRNAGGRILMHPRMSTKADVDHLCGAVIPEKFRGAYGAAAGQLIDAAAPLFDGLERIRIHGDCHRGNILDRLEQGLLLIDFDDMAMGPPVQDLWLLLPDRAAKSSREIGLFLSGYERFRKFDRASVRCIEALRAMRMIYFLSWCSRQVDDFQFKRNFPDWGSDRFWQTEINDLREQVGLVIDKMESSGRDYL; encoded by the coding sequence ATGTCTTTTGAACAGCTCACCCCGGATGTCATATTGTCTTCGGTCGAAAAGGCCTGCGGAATAAAACTCACAGGCCTGACCATTGCCCTCCCCAGCTACATAAACCGTGTTTATGAACTCCGCGCCGAAGACGGCGCAAAACTCATCGTCAAATTCTACCGTCCCGGCCGCTGGACCCTTCAGGCCGTCCAGGACGAGCACCGGTTCGTGCTTGACTGCCAGGAGGCCGAGCTTCCGGTGGTGCCTGCATTGCCGCTTAAAAACGGCTCCACTATCGGGGAGAATGACGGCATTTTGTTCGCGGTGTATCCCCGGCGCGCGGGAAGGCAGTTTGAGATCAACAGCGACGGGGACTGGTCGCGGCTCGGCTCGCTCGTGGCGCGCATGCACCTGTGCGGCGAAAAACGAAACGCCGGGGGACGCATCCTCATGCATCCCCGCATGTCAACGAAGGCGGACGTCGATCACCTGTGCGGCGCGGTGATCCCGGAAAAATTCCGCGGTGCCTACGGCGCTGCGGCCGGGCAGCTCATCGATGCGGCCGCGCCGCTCTTCGACGGCCTCGAACGCATCCGCATCCACGGGGACTGCCACCGGGGCAATATTCTTGACAGGCTGGAACAGGGCCTGCTCCTCATCGACTTTGACGACATGGCCATGGGCCCGCCCGTGCAGGACCTGTGGCTCCTGCTCCCGGACCGCGCCGCGAAATCGTCGCGCGAAATCGGGCTGTTCCTTTCGGGATACGAGCGGTTCAGGAAGTTCGACCGCGCAAGCGTCCGCTGTATCGAGGCGCTGCGCGCCATGCGCATGATCTACTTCCTCTCCTGGTGCAGCAGGCAGGTGGATGATTTCCAGTTCAAGCGGAATTTCCCGGATTGGGGAAGCGACAGGTTCTGGCAGACGGAGATCAATGATTTACGGGAGCAGGTGGGACT